A segment of the Hemitrygon akajei chromosome 10, sHemAka1.3, whole genome shotgun sequence genome:
GCAACCACTCCTGCACACAGAATTTGCATCCATACCACTTTTCCCTCTTATCATCGCTCGGGGACCAAAAGTCTGTCCACTTGAAGTACTAGCTCATTCTTTCAGTGGTGTACTGGAGCTGGTGCTTACAGCATAGACGCTTCGACATTGGGGAACCTAAACATTGATTAGGTGAACAGTTTGCAGAACACCTGTGTTCAATCTACAGGGATGACCCTGAGCTACCAGTTGCTGGTCACTGTTATTCTCCCTACTTCTGTAGCTTCCTGTACTGTTACGTTCCAGGCAGCCACAGACATGTCACAGTAGTAGGGAGAAAGTAGTACAGCCCACAAGCTGAGGCACAACACCTCACCTATCTGGGCACACTACAACCTTCTAGACTTGATATCAAAATTACCGTTAGTTAACTTGCTCTTTCATTCTATAGCAGAACTGTCCATGTCTGCCATCATCAGTCTGATATTTTTACTGCTGTTTTTCCCTCCTTTAATTGAGCCTGGCCTGCAGGGCACGTTCAGCAGCCTTGCTATTACAAACACTTAGACAAAAAAGCAGAATGTACTTATACCACATTAACATTTGACCTCAATATCGCAGATATTTCCTTTGCTCTATTCACTCCTTCCCTCTTTGCTATTCAAAGCTACAAAGTGTGTAGTTCGTTTTCTCTTTTTCAGATCCTCagcctgaagcattaactctaaTTCTGCAGATAttgcctgaattgctgaatgtttGCATTATTTTTCTATTTTCATTGTAGATTATGagttctttagcatttgtcaacTTTTCAAACCCTATGCCTTCATCATACTTTTACTTATTAGTACCTGGTTCCTTCAGGCTTTTTAATCTTGCTCTTAATCTTCCTAGAACTGACAGTATGTTTTGTCCTCTCTGAACACGGACACAGCAATTGTTCAATTCATCTGTCATTTTGCTAATTGTTTCAATTCTTCAATCTCCGAGTGCACAGGATCAACGTTTGCTTTTGCTTGTCTTTTCCTACAGTGATTTTAAGTGCTTTTGCAACCTGTGTTTGTTGTTAGTCTGTTCTTGTATTTTATTTTGCCTTTccatcaatttcttggtctttttGAGTTCTCATGATGCTGGCTGCTTCTGGCAACTTTAAGCCTCTTCCATGAATTTATTTTACCTAGTTGACCACAGAAGAGTCACTTTTCCTTTTATTCTGCCTTGAAGGAATACATTTCATTTGCAACTTTGTAAATTGTTTGTGTTAAGAATTGCCTGCCCACCATAATTTTCAATGTATTCTTCCAATCAGTCACAGTCAAATCTTGTACTTCTGTAGTTCCTTTGCTTAAATTTAAGAGCTTAGTTTCACATGAAGTTAAGATTACGCGATATAAAATTCTCTCATGGTCACTTTTCTAAGGGCCCCCTTGATAAAATGTTAATCAATTTAttctcgaggaaatctgcagatgctggaaattcaaagaacaactcacacaaaatgttggtggaacacagcaggccaggcagcatctatagggagaagcgctgtcgacatttcgggcctagacccttcgtcaggactaaccgaaagaaaagatagtaagaggtctcggcccgaaacgtcgacagcgcttctccctatagatgctgcctggtctgctgtgttctaccagcattttgtgtgtgttgttgtttcaatTTATTCTCGCTGATCAAAATGAGATCCAATAGAGATCTTCTTTGGTGGTTTCCTCCTGCATATTGATCAGGAAAATTATCTGATACTGTAATACATTCCATGAACTCATCGTCATTGAACCAGCCAGGCTATATGTGAGTTGAAGACTCTCTTGATTCCTGTACTCCACTGTCGAGTGCATCTCAGATTTCTTTAGTGTATTGTGGGAAAGGAAAAGAATTATGTTAACAGATGAGGAAAGACTGAatggctgtttctgtgctttttATTAAGTTGTATTGTTAGCTCTGATTGGCATAAAACAAAACCACAGTCCATGAGGAAAATTAATACTGTCAGTGTAATTTCAATAATCAAACTTGTCCTTCCAATTCAAACAATCAGTTGATTTTGCTCCCCAGTTTTATTTTTTTGTGAACCCATGTAAAACTCATTTGCATGGGCCTGCCACCTCATAGACAATTGCATTTCTCCTAATACAATATCAAGTTACTGGAAGGTACAATTATATATGCAAAAATGTCCTCTCTGTTCTTTGACAAAATTGTGTACTTTGTACAAAAATGTTTAATGCACTTTTTTAATATTCTTAGGGCACAATTTTCAGTCTTGACCTGGAAGAGGAAGAACGAGCAGACACCATGGATGAGAACAGCGATATTTATATCTTAACTTGTGACAACTCTGGTCTAGTAAGTCCTCCTGAACCACTCACTGTCACCAGTTCCTGGCAGGCAGCTAGTTTGCCAGCATCATTGTCTACTAGTCAAAGCTGGCAAACTGAAGGTCTGCCCGTTTCACTAGGAACAGACTCTTGGCAACAGCTGTCAATAGATCCAGAAGACATGAAGAGCTTGGACAGTAATGGTGGTGGTGAAGAGAAAAGTGAAAACAATTCTTCTAATTCTGATATTGTTCatgtagaaaaggaggaaattACTGAAGCTGTTGAGAGGCAGGAAATGGAGGTAAAGACCACTGAGCTTACATCAACAGTTGAGTCAGAACCTCAATCTGCACCACAGACAATGTCAATGGAGGTTCAGCCTTCTGTTGGAATGCAGAAAACTGATCTTTTATCAGCACTGGACCCAAAAGCAGTCTCTGATGTGGTGGAAAAGACTCTGAAAGCTACAGGAGAAGTTGTATCGGAGTCTGGTGAAATGCAACAGTTGACATCTCAGCAAGAAATTAGAAAGCAATTAGATGAGATTAAAAAAGGGGTCTGGCAAGATGCCCCAGAAACCAAACTGGAAAAAGAGGCTCTTGAAACACGGGAGAGAGTTGAAACGACTTCACTAACTGAGCCCAAAGTCACTAAGGAGATCATTCCTGCGAAAACAGCCGCATCTGTTTTGCTTTATGGTGGAGCTGCAGCATTTGCAATGCTGGCACTTGCAGTGGGAGTAGCTCTCACCTTGAGAAGAAGATTTTAACGTGAGCAGTTTATTGCTGAGCAGAGTAATTAGGAAGGCTTTCTATTCTACATTTGATTTGTGACCGTAATTGAGTATTTATTCAGTGGTATTGCAAAAAAATATGATCAATGAGGTAAACTATTAATAAGGGTACAGATGCAGGACAGTATTAACACTGAGAAAATATTAATGGTTCATGGTGTAAAAAAAATTGTGGAATTCATGACATTCTTGTATGCAATAGaagctttgataataaaaatgcTAGTACATTAACAAATACCTAAATATTAAGGCACTATAGTGGAAAGGAGAAGGAAAAGAACGTTTGGTTTCCTTTCTGGAAACTACATTGAGTGTCCTGGTTAACAGAAACTTTTTATATAATTGGAAATGATTCTTATTTACTGCCATCTTCATTCATAACTGAGCAAAAATAATTTCtaaatgttttaaaaatacaTTAGTGTTGGATATTATTTCTGTCATGAATCCTTTCAGTTCTACCATGACCATTTATGTAAGTTTTACTTCCACTTGTATATTTTATTTCTCCTTGTCCCACTTGCATTTCAGTTTATTTCTTCGAATATTTTTCATTAACAGACATTAAGAACTTTATTGCTGTAACATTTGTATTAGGTTAAAACTAGGATATGATGTAGTTAATTTCTTTACTATATTAACACTACTGTTGATGCCAAATCATCTACAGGTCCATCAGTCTGGTTTTGCTGAGTTGAAAGCACTGTGTTTAAACTTTTATCAAACATGTGAGTACAGATGGCTCACATGTTTTCAAGtgagacaataaaaataaaatgatttcagCAGCAACTGCTGGTGGTTTTCCAAGTGCTGGTTTTGTGTTTTGTACTGAAACTGTAAACATTAAAACTTGGGTTAATTTGCGGTGTAATATTAATTTTGATACACTTTACACTATCTAAGTTCAATTTATTGCATTAAGTGTAAAACTGTTCagttcttcccccacccccaacgtCCTCTCCATAGAAAGTAACAATATGTATAAAAACAGCTTCGCCATTCGTTTTCCATTTAGTTACTAGAGGATCCACCTGCTTTAAAAATGGAGTTAACTTTTAATTACAGTAGTGCTCTGGAATTAGTTCTGAAACAACAAATGTCAGCAAAAGGCCATTCAGACTCTCTTGTTCACTTTGCTATTGAGGTTATAGCACTCAGGTAAAAGATCAGCTGCTTTCATGTATGGATATATCCCTCCAtggtgctttaaaaaaaaaaagatctcTAAGTATCTGCCTCAAATATATCCATGATTAAGCTCCACAGCCCTCGAGGtggaaattccaaagatttactagCTTCGGTGAAGAAATCCCTTCTTATCCTTATCCAGAATGACTTTTTTGATAATATGGCCCTGCATTGTGGGTATCTCAACCAGGAAAACCATTCTCCCTGCTATTTTGTTGAGATTACATGCCGTTCTTAACTCTACTAAAAGTCCAAGACAGTATGATTGCATTTAttcatattttgttttacagtTCTAATTGCTGGTATGGTACCTCAAATGTAAGATAATGTGGAAGAGTGTATTTGAGGCAAGTGAGGGAGGATGAAATTTTCCAAATattatgttatttttcaattCAATTTTTATACCATATTCCAGGCTTTCATGACTTTCTTACCATCTCTCCTGTACAAATTGCCCAGTAATTGtgcttgtaattttttttattactaTGAATTTTGAATTTCTTTGGAAATTTCAAGTTATTTATGTTGTTCAAAATGTTTATCATTATCAGCATCAATTTGCGGTCCATTTCAAAGCTCTTTACTTGACTCTTtccattgatttttttaaaaaattgaatacACATGTATTGTGTTACGATGTCAGTGAAAACTTGGACCAACATATGTGTAATTTGCTATCACAttatcaacaaactcatttaaGACtataaccataagatataggagcagaattgggccatttggcctatcgagtttctccaccatttcattgtctgatctattttccctctcaaccccaatctacTGCCTGCTCCCTAAtgccttgattaatcaagaatctatcagcctctgccttaaatatacagtaaGTCTTGGCAGCTAGCAAATTCCAGAgatttatcactctctggctgaagaaattcctcatttcagtgctaaaaggatgcccctctattctgagactgtctcctctgctcttagactctcccaccatagaaaacatcctctccacatccactccatcaatacTTTTCACCACCTTtgtgtttcagtgaggtcacccctcattaaCAGTATGTTGTGGTGTAGTTTTGTTTTTGCCAACACATAAAAGATTTTTCCTCCCCCAAGTTCCTTTGCTCGCACCAACAATCCCAGACAATTCCACGTGCTCATTATAGTCTTCAACAATTTGTTAATTCATGTTTCCTTGTATTTAAATTAACTTAAATTTCAACAGGAACTTAACAATTGTATTATAACTGGATTCCATTTTTTCCATGTGTTTAGGTAGTATTAAACCTGAAGATGCTCTAGATCCAATATAAACAGAGCAGTAAGTTACCATCATGAAATGTAACCCTGTGTCTCTCCAGGTATTCCTGACCCAGGAATCTCCAGCAGGTTTCCAGTATATGTACATTTGTTTTTGTTCTGCTTAAGACGTTACCAGAATTAAGTAAACCAAGACAGCAGCCAACCTTTCATTCAGTTGTGCCTCCTGCAGTTCAATAGAATCATGGTTGGCTTATTTGATTTTGGTTCCAGTTTCCTGGACTAACTCCCAATTCCCTTGCTTCCATTCCAAGTCCATTATTTGCATTTTCATACCTGGGATTAACATGGCGAGGAGAATTTTCCCCCATGGAGAAACATGAAACAGAAACATAATTAAACTATCATTTATGTTGAGTATGCTTTAGCCTGCGCTTTGTTGAATAAGAGAATTCTAAAGGTTTTTATGCTTTTGTGTAAGTATCTCATCTCAAATCTAAATAGTCAGGGTCTTAAATTCTTGCCATCACCCCAGCAATCATTCACTCAACCTTTGTGATTTAAATTGACCAAATCTTTATTTTGGGAACCAGTCCAGTTACTTCAAGAGGTAAACGTATCAATCCTCAAACGGAGGCAAAAACTGTAGAGTATTGTCATTACATCAGAACACTACAAAGTCAGCTTTAATGTTAGTTATATCTTTTAAAATTGGAATTAATCATATTTGCTTTCATTAAAAAGTTGGCAGAATCAAAATTGCTCAAGTTCTGTTACTGCATTCTTAGTTCATGATATAACACTAACCGCTCTAATCATTCTTCCTTAAActggtattttctgtttttctaatCTGCTGCAGCTTTTCCATGAAGGAAATTCTGGAAGTTTGAAACAACTACCCAGCATCTATGTAGCCATCTATTTTATTACAGTGGGATGTGGGAATTTGGATGGGTGAGATTTCCCTTAAGTTTCTCCAGAACCATCTTTTTACTGCATTTAAGTACTAATAATTCCTCTGTACTCATCACCTACAGTTAATGAAAGTTCCACTGTGTTTGTTTAATGCCTCATTTATTT
Coding sequences within it:
- the bcl2l13 gene encoding bcl-2-like protein 13 — protein: MATSLPEGFHYETRYVVLSYLGLASRGNTQLLTGTHPMEHVPLEPAAAEKIKMEVEEELKLLHDEINKAFATTGFECHTSPVFSPANPESSIEDCLAHLGERVFRELAVQVQEALQNILVKPLEYELYKEQLNQLTSHTSGWNKVLISLVLLRQLLTSNSKPSLKTVVELGVKYIEEKVADYIIQQGGWGTIFSLDLEEEERADTMDENSDIYILTCDNSGLVSPPEPLTVTSSWQAASLPASLSTSQSWQTEGLPVSLGTDSWQQLSIDPEDMKSLDSNGGGEEKSENNSSNSDIVHVEKEEITEAVERQEMEVKTTELTSTVESEPQSAPQTMSMEVQPSVGMQKTDLLSALDPKAVSDVVEKTLKATGEVVSESGEMQQLTSQQEIRKQLDEIKKGVWQDAPETKLEKEALETRERVETTSLTEPKVTKEIIPAKTAASVLLYGGAAAFAMLALAVGVALTLRRRF